In the Microcebus murinus isolate Inina chromosome 14, M.murinus_Inina_mat1.0, whole genome shotgun sequence genome, one interval contains:
- the LOC142875615 gene encoding large ribosomal subunit protein uL23: MAPKAKKEAPAPPKAEAKAKALKAKKAVLKGVHSHKKKKIRTSPTFRRPKTLRLRRQPKYPRKSAPRRNKLDHYAIIKFPLTTESAMKKIEDNNTLVFIVDVKANKHQIKQAVKKLYDIDVAKVNTLIRPDGEKKAYVRLAPDYDALDVANKIGII; the protein is encoded by the coding sequence ATGGCGCCGAAGGCAAAGAAGgaagctcctgcccctcccaaagcCGAAGCCAAAGCAAAGGCTTTGAAGGCCAAGAAGGCAGTGCTAAAAGGCGTCCacagccacaaaaaaaagaagatccgTACGTCACCCACCTTCCGGCGGCCAAAGACACTGCGGCTCCGGAGGCAGCCTAAATATCCTCGGAAGAGCGCCCCCAGGAGAAACAAGCTTGACCACTATGCCATCATCAAGTTCCCCTTGACCACAGAGTCTGCCATGAAGAAGATAGAAGACAACAACACACTTGTGTTCATTGTGGATGTCAAAGCCAATAAGCACCAGATCAAACAGGCTGTGAAGAAGCTCTATGACATTGATGTGGCTAAGGTCAACACCCTGATCAGGCCtgatggagagaagaaggcatATGTTCGACTGGCTCCTGATTATGATGCTTTGGACGTTGCCAACAAGATTGGGATCATCTAA